A single region of the Equus przewalskii isolate Varuska chromosome 26, EquPr2, whole genome shotgun sequence genome encodes:
- the LOC103540813 gene encoding olfactory receptor 13C2, whose translation MEWDNQTILVEFFLKGLSGYPRLELLFFVLILIMYVVILLGNGTLILISILDSHLHTPMYFFLGNLSFLDISYTTTSIPSTLVSFLSERKTISFTGCAVQMFLGLAMGTTECVLLGMMAVDRYVAICNPLRYPVIMSKESYVPMAAGSWIIGVVNSAVQTVFVVQLPFCRNNVINHFSCEILAVMKLACADISGNEFIMLVATTLFILTPLLLIIVSYTLIIVSILKIRSSEGRSKVFSTCSAHLTVVIIFYGTILFVYMKPKSKEKLNSGDMDATDKLISMFYGVVTPMVNPLIYSLRNKDVKEAAKHLLRRKVFNK comes from the coding sequence atggaaTGGGACAACCAAACCATTCTGGTGGAATTTTTCCTGAAGGGGCTTTCTGGGTACCCAAGGCTTGAGCTACTCTTTTTTGTGCTCATCTTAATAATGTATGTGGTCATCCTTCTGGGCAATGGCACCCTTATTTTAATCAGCATCTTAGACTCCCACCTTCACACCCCTATGTACTTCTTCCTGGGGAACCTCTCCTTCTTGGACATTTCCTacaccaccacctccatcccCTCCACACTGGTGAGCTTTCTCTCAGAAAGAAAGACCATCTCCTTTACTGGCTGTGCAGTGCAGATGTTCCTCGGCTTGGCCATGGGGACAACAGAGTGTGTGCTCCTGGGCATGATGGCTGTTGACCGATATGTGGCTATCTGCAACCCTCTGAGATACCCTGTCATCATGAGCAAGGAATCCTATGTGCCCATGGCAGCTGGGTCCTGGATCATAGGAGTTGTCAACTCTGCAGTACAAACTGTGTTTGTAGTACAATTGCCTTTCTGTAGGAATAACGTCATCAACCATTTCTCCTGTGAAATTCTGGCTGTCATGAAATTGGCCTGTGCTGACATCTCAGGTAATGAGTTCATCATGCTTGTGGCCACAACATTGTTCATATTGACACCACTGTTATTAATCATTGTCTCTTATACATTAATCATTGTCAGCATCCTCAAAATTCGTTCTTCTGAGGGGAGAAGCAAAGTCTTCTCCACCTGCTCAGCCCACTTGACTGTGGTGATAATATTCTATGGAACCATTCTCTTCGTGTACATGAAGCCCAAGTCTAAAGAGAAACTTAATTCAGGTGACATGGACGCTACTGACAAACTTATATCCATGTTCTATGGGGTTGTTACTCCTATGGTGAATCCTTTAATCTACAGTCTTAGgaacaaggatgtgaaggaaGCAGCAAAACACCTACtgagaagaaaagtttttaacaagtaa